Within the Ignavibacteria bacterium genome, the region TGTGCCGGAAACATCGCCGATTGTATAATCTTTAGTAATTAGACTGTAGTCAGTCAGCCTTTCAGATTCATTTTCACTGCCGATTTTAATAACGAGGTCATTTTCAGAACTTACTTTATTGTTGAGTATATGAACAATGACATCCTTATCCTCAATAAGTTCAATGACGCTCTGGAAGAGCTCGTGCTTTTCAAATTCAGGCTGCCTTAATATATTTTTTGCGCCCGTAATAATTGCCCTGTCTGAGCGTTCAAACCCTGTAAAAATTCTGTCCGCGGAATCCAGGAATACCCTTATTATCGGCCTGTAATTTTCACTTATATCCCTGAATCTTTCCCCAATTGTACGCTTGATCTCAGAAAGCGTAAGCCCCGAGAGGCGTTCGTTTAATAGCCTCTGCACGGCCTCAATATGGTCGCCGTTAAACTCTGCGTTAATTTCAAGAGTAATGGTTTTTACAAGTCCGCTCTTAATGCTTACAACTACAAGAATGCGGGAGGATGTTAACTGTACGATCTGAAGCTTTTCCAGCCTCCCTGTATCCAGCTTGGGATAAGTAACCATCGCGAGCTGGTTGGTAATATCGCTCAACAGTGCAGAAGTTACCTGAATCAGGTCGTCAGTCTCCTGCATGAACATTTTGAGCTCGCGCATAATGGTTTCCTTCTCCTCTTCCTTAAGGAGCGGAGGTTCCATAAGGCTGTTGACAAAGAAGCGGTACCCTTTATCTGTTGGAACGCGCCCGGCAGAGGTATGAGGA harbors:
- the hrcA gene encoding heat-inducible transcription repressor HrcA — protein: MDMEPIELSDREKTILRNIIQQFVLTANPVGSSNLTKQYGLGLSSATIRNIMADLEEAGYLNHPHTSAGRVPTDKGYRFFVNSLMEPPLLKEEEKETIMRELKMFMQETDDLIQVTSALLSDITNQLAMVTYPKLDTGRLEKLQIVQLTSSRILVVVSIKSGLVKTITLEINAEFNGDHIEAVQRLLNERLSGLTLSEIKRTIGERFRDISENYRPIIRVFLDSADRIFTGFERSDRAIITGAKNILRQPEFEKHELFQSVIELIEDKDVIVHILNNKVSSENDLVIKIGSENESERLTDYSLITKDYTIGDVSGTIGIVGPRRMQYSKMIASIVYVAEVLSEYMKKGNK